One part of the Girardinichthys multiradiatus isolate DD_20200921_A chromosome 10, DD_fGirMul_XY1, whole genome shotgun sequence genome encodes these proteins:
- the ormdl3 gene encoding ORM1-like protein 3, with translation MNVGTAHSEVNPNTRVMNSRGIWLSYILGIGLLHITLLSIPFVSVPVVWTLTNLIHNLCMYLLLHTVKGTPFETPDQGKARLLTHWEQMDYGVQFTASRKFLTIIPIVLYILTSFYTKYDRVHFIVNTVSLLTVLIPKLPQLHGVRIFGINKY, from the exons ATGAACGTGGGTACCGCGCACAGCGAGGTGAACCCCAACACCAGGGTGATGAACAGCAGGGGGATCTGGCTGTCTTACATCCTTGGCATCGGCTTGCTTCACATTACCCTGCTCAGCATCCCCTTCGTAAGCGTCCCCGTCGTCTGGACCCTCACCAACCTCATACACAATCTG TGCATGTACCTCTTGCTTCACACGGTCAAAGGGACGCCCTTTGAGACCCCGGATCAGGGTAAGGCTCGCCTCCTGACCCACTGGGAGCAGATGGACTATGGCGTGCAGTTTACTGCTTCACGCAAGTTCCTTACAATCATACCCATTGTCCT gtATATATTAACCAGCTTCTACACTAAGTATGACAGAGTCCATTTTATAGTCAACACAGTGTCCTTGCTCACTGTGCTTATTCCCAAACTGCCGCAGCTGCATGGCGTTCGGATCTTTGGGATTAACAAATACTGA